One Fibrobacter sp. UWB5 DNA segment encodes these proteins:
- a CDS encoding 3-hydroxyacyl-ACP dehydratase FabZ family protein: MSMLESLPKSNVDGILYDAEVVHSVLPQKAPFAFVDEILSLDAENMEIVAKWHLTGEEGFLKGHFPGNPVLPGVIQIESMAQAATLLTMIGREAETTGKRPAFMGVENCRFRAPVIPKAEIVLKAKLIMARHGIYKYSGELLTVDAEGKETLCTKADFSAAMV; encoded by the coding sequence ATGTCAATGCTGGAATCTTTACCCAAGTCTAACGTCGATGGAATCCTCTACGATGCCGAAGTCGTCCACAGCGTTCTTCCGCAGAAGGCCCCGTTCGCCTTTGTCGATGAAATCTTGAGTCTCGATGCTGAAAACATGGAAATCGTTGCCAAGTGGCATTTGACCGGCGAAGAAGGATTCCTCAAGGGACATTTCCCGGGCAATCCGGTGCTCCCCGGCGTGATTCAGATTGAATCCATGGCCCAGGCTGCCACGCTCCTCACCATGATCGGTCGCGAAGCCGAAACTACCGGCAAGCGCCCGGCATTCATGGGGGTCGAAAACTGCCGTTTCCGCGCTCCGGTGATTCCGAAGGCTGAAATCGTTCTGAAGGCCAAGCTCATCATGGCTCGCCACGGCATTTACAAGTACAGTGGCGAACTCCTGACCGTTGATGCCGAAGGCAAGGAAACCCTCTGCACCAAGGCCGACTTCAGCGCCGCTATGGTGTAA